One window of Chroococcidiopsis sp. TS-821 genomic DNA carries:
- a CDS encoding type II toxin-antitoxin system HicB family antitoxin translates to MSYAIIIEKGETSYGAYVPDLPGCVAVAETREEVEFLIKEAIQFHLEMLQAENLPIPTPTPNEANAKRSLN, encoded by the coding sequence ATGAGTTATGCAATCATTATCGAAAAAGGAGAAACTAGCTATGGAGCATATGTGCCGGATCTACCAGGTTGCGTAGCGGTTGCTGAAACCAGAGAGGAAGTTGAATTTCTCATCAAAGAAGCTATTCAGTTTCACTTGGAAATGCTACAGGCAGAAAATCTCCCAATTCCTACACCAACGCCCAATGAAGCCAATGCTAAAAGAAGTTTAAACTAG
- a CDS encoding type II toxin-antitoxin system HicA family toxin: MKVREVIKRLEQDGWYLARTNGSHRHFKHPIKPGIVTVAGKPSIDIPIGTLKSIWRQAQIEEER, from the coding sequence ATGAAAGTGCGTGAAGTCATTAAGCGACTAGAGCAAGACGGCTGGTATCTCGCTCGAACAAATGGCAGTCACCGCCATTTCAAACATCCAATCAAACCTGGTATTGTTACTGTTGCAGGTAAGCCGAGTATTGACATACCAATTGGTACACTAAAAAGTATCTGGCGACAGGCTCAAATTGAGGAGGAGCGATGA
- a CDS encoding DUF262 domain-containing protein, with translation MKASETTLRNLLEGTKQFQIPLFQRSYSWKKENWETLWEDLMSLYREEIKGFYFLGPIVTQAIPGTADGISPFVVIDGQQRLTTLTIVLAVLRNHFKKIDKSVANEVQELYLINKFKKDNDIYKLLPTQSDREVYQSIIIAKTVKDINKVGLVYEAYKFFENKFKKPGFEDGNILDLNKFKAILLEQILLVNITSDEGDNPYLIFESLNNKGEELSQIDLVRNYIFMKIPAREQEVVYNNLWLPLQLKFKDYTGDYFANELTNAFWFYVRKDGNAISQKEVYKAIKQKFDSSQADAISQLEEIIQFANYYLRLNFEDEEPNKNLKKWFKRLKRLDFTTCHIFLLNVYRDYEEGKIALAEFEEIIRYLESYFVRRWITGISTRTLGTVFNDLYKTVKEKEPNNLVEGLRQTLRSFKTTKIFPEDAKFREALIHKALYSKTSGLNDRVKLLLESIEAMLTREQVNFENLNLEHIMPQTLNKQWQADLGANYNKIHKEWLHNLGNLTLTGYNPELSNKSFAEKRSLLDASNLSLNQYFKNFTTWNEEAIKKRAEYLADIALKIWLR, from the coding sequence ATGAAAGCTTCCGAAACGACTCTCCGTAATTTACTAGAAGGTACTAAACAATTTCAAATCCCACTTTTTCAGCGATCGTACTCTTGGAAAAAGGAAAATTGGGAAACACTGTGGGAAGACTTAATGAGTCTCTACAGAGAAGAAATCAAAGGCTTTTATTTTTTAGGACCAATAGTAACTCAAGCTATACCTGGTACTGCTGACGGAATCTCACCATTTGTTGTTATTGATGGACAACAACGCTTAACAACGTTAACAATTGTTTTGGCAGTTTTACGAAACCATTTTAAAAAAATTGACAAAAGCGTGGCAAATGAAGTTCAAGAATTGTATTTAATTAATAAATTTAAGAAAGATAATGATATTTACAAGTTATTACCAACACAAAGCGATCGCGAAGTTTATCAAAGTATTATTATAGCAAAAACAGTTAAAGATATCAATAAAGTCGGCTTAGTCTACGAAGCTTATAAATTTTTTGAGAACAAATTTAAAAAACCAGGATTTGAGGACGGCAATATATTAGATCTCAATAAGTTTAAAGCGATTCTTCTAGAACAGATTTTGTTAGTTAATATTACCTCTGATGAGGGTGATAACCCTTATCTTATTTTTGAAAGTTTAAATAATAAAGGAGAAGAATTAAGTCAAATAGACCTGGTACGAAATTACATCTTTATGAAGATACCTGCTCGCGAACAAGAAGTAGTATACAACAATCTTTGGCTTCCCTTGCAATTAAAATTTAAGGATTATACAGGAGATTACTTTGCAAATGAATTAACAAATGCCTTTTGGTTTTACGTTCGTAAAGATGGTAATGCAATTAGTCAAAAGGAAGTATATAAAGCGATTAAGCAAAAATTTGATTCATCTCAAGCAGATGCAATCAGCCAACTTGAAGAAATTATTCAGTTTGCTAATTATTACTTACGCCTCAACTTTGAAGATGAAGAACCGAATAAAAACTTAAAAAAATGGTTCAAACGACTCAAAAGGTTAGATTTTACGACTTGTCATATATTCTTACTCAACGTGTATCGAGATTATGAAGAAGGAAAAATAGCGCTAGCAGAGTTTGAAGAAATTATAAGGTACTTAGAGTCCTATTTTGTCCGGCGTTGGATAACTGGAATTTCTACTAGAACGCTAGGTACAGTTTTTAATGATTTATATAAAACCGTAAAAGAGAAAGAACCCAACAATTTAGTTGAAGGCTTACGTCAAACTCTAAGAAGCTTTAAAACTACTAAAATTTTTCCAGAAGATGCAAAGTTTCGTGAAGCACTTATTCACAAAGCTTTATATAGTAAAACTTCTGGACTAAATGATAGAGTTAAGCTGCTGCTAGAAAGTATTGAAGCCATGCTAACTAGAGAGCAAGTCAATTTTGAAAATTTGAATTTAGAGCATATTATGCCTCAAACTTTAAATAAGCAGTGGCAAGCAGATTTAGGAGCTAACTATAATAAAATTCATAAAGAATGGTTACATAATTTAGGTAATTTAACATTAACAGGTTACAATCCTGAACTGTCTAATAAAAGTTTTGCTGAAAAGCGATCGCTCTTGGATGCTAGTAACTTATCCTTAAACCAATATTTTAAAAATTTTACTACTTGGAACGAAGAAGCAATCAAAAAGCGTGCCGAATATTTAGCTGATATAGCTCTAAAAATTTGGCTTCGATGA
- a CDS encoding superoxide dismutase: protein MTLNRRNLLFLLGASAGAVAIDTLRPHGLWQTALAAETPSRSGSFELPPLPYAYNALEPHIDAATMRFHHDRHHATYVKNLNAAIEKHPQLKGRSAEQLLSNLNSVPEDIRTSVRNNGGGHVNHSMFWRIMSPDGGGEPTGQIADVINQNFGSFAEFKKQFNAAGEGRFGSGWVWLVRTQDGNYQITSTANQDSPIMEGNYPVMGNDVWEHAYYLKYQNRRAEYLNAWWNVVNWNEINQRLAQATKTA from the coding sequence ATGACTCTTAATCGACGGAATTTATTATTTCTTTTAGGGGCAAGTGCTGGTGCGGTTGCCATTGATACACTGCGTCCGCATGGATTGTGGCAAACTGCCTTAGCAGCGGAAACTCCTAGTCGCAGTGGCAGTTTTGAGTTACCACCTCTACCTTACGCATACAACGCACTCGAACCACACATTGATGCTGCAACGATGCGCTTTCACCACGATCGCCACCATGCAACGTACGTCAAAAACTTAAACGCGGCGATAGAAAAGCATCCGCAACTTAAAGGTCGAAGCGCAGAACAACTCTTAAGCAATCTTAACAGCGTTCCAGAAGATATCCGCACGAGTGTACGTAACAATGGCGGCGGTCACGTTAATCACTCGATGTTTTGGCGAATTATGAGTCCTGACGGTGGCGGCGAACCCACAGGACAAATCGCTGATGTCATTAACCAAAATTTTGGCAGCTTTGCAGAATTTAAAAAACAATTCAATGCGGCGGGCGAGGGGCGTTTTGGTAGTGGTTGGGTATGGTTAGTGCGCACTCAGGATGGTAATTATCAGATTACCAGTACCGCAAACCAAGATAGCCCTATTATGGAGGGTAACTATCCGGTTATGGGCAATGACGTGTGGGAACACGCTTACTATCTCAAATACCAAAATCGTCGTGCAGAATATCTCAACGCCTGGTGGAACGTTGTGAATTGGAACGAGATAAACCAACGATTAGCCCAAGCAACAAAAACAGCGTAA
- the rpiA gene encoding ribose-5-phosphate isomerase RpiA, with the protein MTAGADPVKLMKQEVGKAAADRVQSGTIVGLGTGSTTAYTIQFLGDRLKSGELKDIVGIPTSFQAEVLAKQYGIPLTTLDAVDHIDIAIDGADEVDPQKNLIKGGGAAHTREKIVDYLADQFIVVVDSSKLVDRLGSTFAVPVEVIPMAISPVMRAIEKLGGKPELRMGVKKAGPVITDQGNMVVDVKFDRIDNPAELEKTLNNIPGVLENGIFVGVTDLVLIGEVQDGKPVVKEM; encoded by the coding sequence ATGACCGCAGGCGCAGATCCCGTGAAATTGATGAAGCAGGAAGTCGGTAAAGCTGCTGCCGATCGCGTGCAATCAGGGACAATTGTTGGACTAGGAACGGGGTCAACTACAGCGTACACAATTCAATTTTTAGGCGATCGCCTCAAGTCTGGCGAACTCAAAGATATTGTTGGGATTCCCACATCATTCCAAGCCGAAGTTCTCGCCAAACAGTACGGTATTCCCTTAACAACTCTTGATGCAGTTGACCATATTGATATTGCGATCGATGGTGCTGATGAAGTCGATCCGCAAAAAAATCTCATTAAAGGCGGCGGCGCGGCGCATACCCGTGAAAAAATTGTGGATTACTTAGCCGATCAATTTATCGTTGTTGTCGATAGCTCTAAACTTGTCGATCGCTTGGGTTCTACTTTCGCGGTTCCTGTAGAAGTAATTCCTATGGCAATTTCTCCAGTCATGCGCGCGATTGAGAAACTTGGCGGTAAACCGGAATTACGTATGGGCGTAAAAAAAGCGGGACCCGTAATCACCGATCAAGGGAACATGGTCGTTGATGTTAAGTTTGATAGAATTGACAATCCCGCTGAGTTAGAAAAAACACTCAACAACATCCCTGGCGTTTTAGAAAACGGAATTTTTGTCGGCGTAACAGATTTAGTTCTGATTGGTGAAGTCCAAGACGGTAAGCCGGTAGTGAAGGAGATGTAG
- a CDS encoding type I restriction endonuclease yields the protein MIQVIQARNIGIAYLEEKFGLHLVNEEQFFAECLLEPYYIEPTEQEKYYLDRVKSNYLNLAKQRPISEEVKMVVLSPLLDLAGFYRPPFYVETEESIEIIQEDEGEILKGKIDVLVFKKQFWLLVIESKSTIFSLFTAIPQALAYMLSNPYPENPVFGLVTNGSEFIFLKLLKQDIPQYALSEQFTLLKRENELYKVLGILKNIRQVLS from the coding sequence ATGATTCAAGTTATCCAAGCTCGTAATATTGGTATTGCTTACTTAGAAGAAAAGTTTGGTCTTCATCTCGTTAATGAGGAACAATTCTTTGCAGAATGCTTATTAGAACCTTATTATATAGAACCTACTGAACAAGAAAAGTACTATTTAGACAGAGTTAAATCAAATTACTTAAATCTTGCTAAGCAACGCCCGATTTCCGAAGAAGTAAAAATGGTTGTGTTATCACCGCTACTTGATTTAGCAGGGTTTTATCGTCCTCCTTTTTATGTAGAAACAGAAGAATCTATAGAAATTATCCAAGAAGACGAAGGGGAAATACTAAAAGGCAAAATTGATGTTTTAGTTTTTAAAAAACAGTTTTGGCTACTTGTTATTGAATCGAAAAGTACCATATTTTCTTTATTTACAGCAATACCGCAAGCGTTAGCTTATATGCTAAGCAACCCTTATCCAGAAAATCCAGTATTTGGATTAGTTACGAACGGTAGTGAATTTATATTTCTCAAGCTTCTTAAACAAGATATTCCTCAATATGCATTATCTGAACAGTTTACGCTTCTCAAGCGTGAAAATGAGTTATACAAAGTTCTGGGTATATTAAAAAATATAAGACAAGTATTAAGTTAA
- a CDS encoding FAD-binding domain-containing protein, protein MSKNMQREFGSRDELVAYLREQFPETVKRGDRISQIRGGRKAAEAALEKVDAAQYAKSRNFLTGAVTRLSPYIRYGVLSLAEIRDYVLQKVNQDEATKLINELGWRDYWQRLYVKIGDGIWEDREPYKTGYKVEEYQQELPDDVANGTSGRVCIDSFSRDLREIGYLHNHVRMWLAAYIVHWRRVRWQTGAKWFLEHLLDGDPASNNMSWQWVASTFSHKPYYFNRENLERYTEGVYCRQCPLYGNCDFEGSYEELEKRLFPKGEFSNNRGSQSWQRGKKGKGSSEMRKSN, encoded by the coding sequence ATGAGTAAAAATATGCAGCGTGAATTTGGTAGCCGTGATGAGTTAGTTGCCTACTTACGCGAACAATTTCCAGAAACAGTAAAACGTGGCGATCGCATTTCTCAAATCAGAGGAGGACGAAAAGCCGCAGAAGCCGCACTAGAAAAGGTAGATGCAGCCCAGTATGCTAAATCGCGCAATTTCTTAACAGGCGCAGTCACAAGGCTTTCACCGTATATTCGTTACGGAGTCCTTAGTTTAGCTGAAATTCGAGACTATGTTTTACAAAAAGTGAATCAAGATGAAGCAACTAAACTGATCAATGAACTAGGTTGGCGTGATTATTGGCAGCGATTATATGTCAAAATAGGTGATGGTATTTGGGAAGATCGAGAACCTTATAAAACTGGCTATAAAGTAGAAGAATATCAACAAGAACTCCCCGACGATGTTGCTAATGGAACAAGTGGACGAGTTTGTATTGATAGCTTTAGCCGCGATTTAAGAGAAATTGGCTATTTACACAATCATGTGCGGATGTGGCTAGCAGCATACATTGTGCATTGGCGACGCGTGCGTTGGCAAACTGGCGCAAAGTGGTTTTTAGAACATCTTTTAGACGGCGATCCAGCGAGTAATAATATGTCATGGCAGTGGGTTGCAAGTACGTTTAGTCATAAGCCGTATTATTTCAACCGCGAGAATTTGGAACGCTACACCGAAGGAGTGTATTGTCGTCAATGTCCTTTGTATGGTAATTGTGACTTTGAAGGTAGTTACGAAGAGTTAGAGAAACGGTTATTTCCTAAAGGAGAGTTTAGTAACAACCGTGGTAGTCAAAGTTGGCAAAGAGGAAAAAAGGGGAAAGGAAGCAGTGAAATGCGAAAGAGTAACTAG
- a CDS encoding NAD(P)/FAD-dependent oxidoreductase encodes MVNFDVKSMRSEAATDVLILGAGPAGTATAIQCAQAGLDVAIVEREQFPRDRPGETLHPGIEPLLQQLGVAEQTLTPDLLRHPGIWVQWNQAHFVPFGKDDTGVWRGFQIWRADFDAALLNHAKKLGVKVLQPCYPTALLLSADRVAGVKTSQGALHSTFVVDATGSHHWLARQLKLPITYYSPRLIARYGYATGEIPQSSPAIAADNQGWTWTVQVRPQLYQWTRLSFNQQIDKRWIPPEFAQLQPIRTNAADVTWRIVEQPAGKGYFLVGDAASVLDPAASHGVLKAIMSGMMAGHIITQIFNHAQPEQIAIQAYNHWLHTWFHHDIQKLKELYATLPTPPQ; translated from the coding sequence ATGGTGAATTTCGATGTGAAGTCAATGCGATCTGAAGCAGCAACGGATGTCCTCATTCTCGGTGCGGGACCCGCAGGTACAGCAACCGCGATACAATGCGCTCAAGCTGGACTTGATGTCGCGATCGTCGAACGCGAACAATTTCCGCGCGATCGCCCTGGAGAAACTCTACACCCAGGAATTGAGCCTTTGCTACAACAACTAGGCGTTGCTGAACAAACTTTGACTCCTGACTTGCTACGTCACCCTGGAATTTGGGTGCAATGGAATCAAGCGCACTTTGTCCCTTTTGGTAAAGACGATACAGGTGTATGGCGCGGCTTTCAAATATGGCGGGCAGATTTTGACGCGGCTTTACTCAACCATGCTAAAAAGTTGGGAGTCAAAGTACTACAACCCTGCTATCCTACAGCGCTACTTCTGAGTGCCGATCGAGTTGCAGGAGTAAAAACATCGCAAGGTGCATTACATTCAACCTTTGTTGTCGATGCAACCGGAAGTCACCACTGGCTAGCACGTCAGTTAAAATTACCAATTACTTACTATAGCCCGCGTCTCATTGCCCGCTACGGCTACGCTACAGGAGAAATTCCCCAATCTTCACCCGCGATCGCCGCAGATAACCAAGGTTGGACATGGACAGTCCAAGTACGCCCCCAACTGTATCAATGGACGCGACTATCTTTCAACCAACAAATTGATAAACGCTGGATTCCCCCAGAATTTGCCCAACTACAACCAATACGAACCAACGCCGCCGATGTCACCTGGCGCATTGTTGAACAGCCAGCAGGTAAAGGTTACTTTCTCGTTGGCGACGCAGCATCCGTACTCGATCCCGCCGCCTCGCACGGTGTCCTTAAAGCCATTATGTCCGGTATGATGGCAGGACACATAATTACCCAAATCTTCAACCACGCCCAACCAGAACAAATCGCCATTCAAGCCTACAATCACTGGCTACACACCTGGTTTCACCACGACATTCAAAAACTAAAAGAACTCTACGCTACCCTACCAACCCCCCCTCAGTAG
- a CDS encoding aldo/keto reductase, whose product MQYRRFGRTQIQMPVFSCGGMRYQFKWQDVPAWQIPRHNQKNLEATIRRAIEVGINHIETARGYGTSEYQLGRILPSFPREQLIVQTKINPSDNARDFQQKFEQSLKNLRLDYVDLLAIHGINDAESLQQSVRPGGCVEVVQKLQAQGKVRFIGFSTHGPTDIIVEAIATNLFDYVNLHWYYINQTNWAAIAAATQHDMGVFIISPSDKGGKLYQPPQKLVDLCSPLSPIVFNNLFCLSHSQVHTLSVGAARPQDFDEHLKTLALLDRADEILPPILARLEQAAIASLGESWAKTWHVGLPKYSETPGNVNIPVILWLRNLAIAYDMVDYAKMRYNLLGNGGSWFPGANAANVNQLDLRHCLRNSPHAETIPTILQEAHQLLSGAAIQRLSKQ is encoded by the coding sequence ATGCAATACAGACGATTTGGACGTACGCAAATCCAAATGCCAGTGTTTTCCTGCGGGGGAATGCGCTATCAATTTAAATGGCAAGATGTCCCAGCATGGCAAATTCCGAGGCATAATCAAAAAAACCTCGAAGCAACAATCCGTAGAGCCATAGAAGTTGGTATAAATCATATCGAAACTGCCCGCGGTTATGGCACTTCAGAGTATCAGCTAGGGCGAATTTTACCGAGTTTTCCCCGCGAGCAACTAATCGTCCAAACTAAAATTAATCCGAGTGACAACGCTAGAGACTTTCAGCAGAAGTTCGAGCAGTCACTCAAAAATCTGCGGTTAGATTACGTGGATCTACTCGCAATTCACGGTATTAACGATGCTGAGTCGTTGCAGCAAAGCGTGCGTCCTGGCGGTTGTGTGGAAGTTGTGCAAAAGTTACAGGCTCAAGGAAAGGTTAGGTTTATTGGCTTTTCCACGCACGGACCTACAGACATTATTGTAGAGGCGATCGCAACCAATTTATTCGACTACGTTAACCTGCACTGGTACTACATCAATCAGACTAACTGGGCGGCGATTGCAGCTGCTACTCAACACGACATGGGCGTATTTATTATTAGCCCGTCGGATAAAGGCGGTAAGCTTTATCAACCACCGCAAAAACTTGTAGACTTGTGCAGTCCCTTAAGTCCCATCGTTTTCAATAATCTCTTTTGTCTGAGTCATTCGCAAGTACACACGTTAAGTGTCGGTGCTGCACGTCCGCAAGACTTTGACGAACATTTAAAAACGCTAGCACTCCTTGACCGTGCAGATGAGATTTTACCGCCAATTTTGGCACGTTTAGAACAAGCGGCGATCGCATCCCTTGGCGAAAGTTGGGCAAAAACTTGGCACGTCGGTTTACCCAAATACAGCGAAACACCTGGCAATGTGAATATTCCCGTAATTTTGTGGCTGAGAAACTTAGCGATCGCCTACGATATGGTTGACTACGCAAAAATGCGCTACAACCTCTTAGGGAATGGTGGTAGCTGGTTTCCTGGTGCAAATGCTGCCAATGTCAACCAACTCGATTTACGCCATTGTCTCAGAAATAGTCCTCACGCTGAAACAATTCCTACTATCTTGCAAGAAGCTCATCAATTATTGAGCGGTGCTGCTATCCAACGCTTATCTAAGCAATAA
- a CDS encoding heme peroxidase family protein produces MNIQQKIQNKIQGFTPRKPAGERVGRMHGFSPRKEDNQPIGQFVPTGKFGRLFPELRPLSPVNKSLEEFQKSLEALGNAMNDPRFLDDPSENDPANDNKTVPAGYTYLGQFIDHDITFDITSLQETLNDPLALRNFRTPMVDLDSLYGAGPEVQPYLYELERPEFFLLGQTTESPTGRQGEQLGVLPNDIPRASSMLGLLGDPRNDENLIVSQLHLAFLKFHNKVVQGIKDGTIQQESPIRKSAFEEARDLVIWHYQWIVIHDFLTRILDNEQLGLVLKQGPSFYKPTGDAFIPLEFSVAAYRLGHSMVRAAYDYNRVFTFLETDSKLASATLQLLFEFTAKSGRRDTELGLNPTLPTNWVIDWRRFFEIDPNIPVGLSRKLDPLLVDPLKDLPNVPEPRSLAVRNLLRGLKVGLPPGQSVARFMGFDPLSPAEIATGKDGEVAKQHGFDIESPLWYYILKEAEIQGDGEHLGQVGSRIVAEVFVGLLQKDSSSFLVRKPDWKPTLPAQKPGTFTMVDLLRFVGDINPIGD; encoded by the coding sequence ATGAATATACAGCAAAAAATTCAAAACAAAATTCAAGGCTTTACTCCGCGTAAACCTGCGGGAGAACGAGTCGGGAGAATGCATGGCTTTAGTCCGCGCAAAGAAGATAACCAACCGATTGGACAATTTGTTCCTACAGGAAAGTTTGGTAGATTGTTTCCCGAACTGCGTCCGCTATCACCTGTCAATAAAAGTTTAGAAGAGTTTCAAAAGAGTCTGGAAGCATTAGGAAATGCGATGAACGATCCTCGGTTTCTAGACGATCCAAGTGAAAACGACCCTGCAAACGACAACAAAACTGTTCCTGCTGGTTACACCTATTTAGGTCAATTTATCGATCACGACATTACCTTTGATATCACTTCGCTGCAAGAAACGCTCAACGATCCTCTAGCGTTAAGAAACTTCCGCACTCCAATGGTTGACTTGGATAGCCTTTACGGTGCAGGACCTGAGGTGCAACCATATCTTTATGAACTGGAAAGACCAGAGTTTTTCCTACTTGGACAAACGACTGAAAGTCCGACAGGAAGACAAGGCGAACAACTAGGCGTACTACCGAATGATATTCCCCGCGCATCAAGTATGCTAGGGCTACTCGGCGATCCTCGTAATGATGAAAATTTGATTGTTTCGCAATTACATCTTGCATTCCTTAAATTTCATAACAAAGTAGTGCAAGGAATTAAAGATGGCACAATTCAACAAGAGTCCCCAATTCGCAAGTCTGCATTTGAAGAAGCTAGAGATCTCGTTATTTGGCATTATCAATGGATTGTTATCCATGATTTTCTAACTCGCATTCTTGATAACGAACAACTTGGTCTTGTCCTCAAGCAAGGACCCTCTTTTTATAAACCTACAGGCGATGCGTTTATTCCGCTAGAGTTTTCTGTTGCTGCTTATCGCCTCGGACACAGCATGGTACGCGCAGCGTATGACTACAATCGTGTCTTCACTTTTCTAGAAACAGATAGTAAACTTGCAAGTGCAACGCTACAACTCCTTTTTGAATTTACTGCCAAATCAGGAAGAAGAGATACTGAATTAGGACTTAACCCCACACTGCCAACAAACTGGGTGATTGATTGGCGCAGGTTTTTTGAAATTGACCCAAATATACCAGTAGGTTTAAGTCGTAAATTAGACCCTTTACTTGTCGATCCTTTAAAAGATTTACCCAACGTTCCTGAACCGAGATCTTTAGCAGTAAGAAACTTACTACGCGGATTAAAAGTAGGTCTACCACCTGGTCAAAGTGTTGCAAGATTTATGGGATTTGACCCTTTATCACCTGCTGAGATTGCAACAGGAAAAGATGGAGAAGTTGCCAAACAACATGGTTTTGATATTGAATCTCCATTGTGGTACTACATTCTCAAAGAAGCAGAAATTCAAGGTGACGGCGAACATCTAGGGCAGGTTGGTAGTCGTATTGTTGCTGAAGTGTTTGTAGGATTACTTCAAAAAGATAGCAGTTCTTTTTTGGTAAGGAAACCTGATTGGAAACCAACACTCCCTGCACAAAAGCCAGGAACATTCACAATGGTTGACTTATTAAGGTTTGTTGGAGATATTAATCCAATTGGTGATTAA
- a CDS encoding cysteine desulfurase family protein, with product MVSRPIYLDNHATTPVDERVLAAMIPYFTERFGNPASTSHLYGWEAEAAVKQARNILAEAIAATPEEIIFTSGATEANNLAIKGVAEAYFQKGRHLITVQTEHNAVLDPCEYLRSLGFEITLLPVQNDGLIDLTLLEKAFRPDTVLVSVMAANNEIGVLQPLAEIGQMCRDRNVLFHTDAAQAIGKIPLDVQAMKIDLLSMTAHKVYGPKGIGALYVRRRNPRVQLAPQLHGGGHERGMRSGTLYPPQIVGFAKAVEIALAEQATETQRLTMLRDKLWQKLSQVPGIYLNGHPTQRLPGNLNVSVEGVDGAALLLGLQPVMAVSSGAACSSAKTAPSHVLLALGRTESLAYASVRFGIGRFNTAEEMERVGEYAIATIASLRQQAMMV from the coding sequence ATGGTGAGTCGTCCAATTTATTTAGATAATCATGCAACGACACCTGTAGATGAGCGCGTATTAGCGGCAATGATACCGTATTTCACCGAGCGCTTTGGCAATCCAGCAAGCACGAGTCACCTTTATGGTTGGGAAGCGGAGGCGGCGGTTAAACAAGCACGAAATATCTTAGCAGAGGCGATTGCGGCGACACCAGAAGAAATTATTTTTACGAGTGGGGCGACAGAGGCGAATAACTTAGCGATTAAAGGAGTTGCTGAAGCTTACTTCCAAAAAGGGCGGCATCTTATTACGGTACAAACTGAGCATAACGCAGTACTCGATCCGTGTGAGTATTTGCGATCGCTTGGTTTTGAAATCACATTGTTACCGGTACAAAACGACGGACTAATCGATTTAACTCTCTTAGAAAAAGCCTTTCGCCCTGATACAGTTTTAGTTTCTGTGATGGCGGCTAATAATGAAATCGGCGTGTTGCAGCCATTGGCAGAAATTGGGCAAATGTGCCGCGATCGCAACGTACTATTTCACACTGATGCTGCGCAAGCAATTGGTAAAATTCCCCTCGACGTGCAGGCAATGAAGATAGATTTATTATCGATGACTGCCCACAAAGTTTATGGTCCTAAAGGTATTGGTGCATTATACGTGCGGCGGCGCAATCCGAGAGTCCAACTTGCGCCACAGTTACACGGTGGGGGACACGAACGCGGAATGCGATCGGGAACGTTGTATCCACCGCAGATTGTTGGATTTGCGAAAGCGGTCGAAATTGCTTTAGCCGAACAAGCAACGGAAACACAGCGCTTGACGATGTTAAGGGATAAGTTGTGGCAAAAGTTGAGTCAAGTTCCTGGAATTTACCTCAATGGACATCCTACGCAAAGATTACCAGGAAATTTGAATGTCTCGGTTGAGGGTGTAGATGGTGCAGCGTTGTTACTGGGATTGCAGCCTGTCATGGCGGTTTCTTCAGGCGCGGCGTGTTCTTCGGCAAAAACAGCACCTTCTCACGTTTTGCTAGCGTTGGGACGTACTGAGAGTTTAGCTTATGCGTCGGTTCGGTTTGGAATTGGGCGGTTTAATACAGCAGAGGAGATGGAACGCGTGGGAGAATATGCGATCGCAACGATTGCAAGTTTGCGTCAGCAGGCGATGATGGTGTAA